In Trichocoleus desertorum NBK24, the following are encoded in one genomic region:
- a CDS encoding glutamyl-tRNA reductase, translating into MNIAVVGLSHKTAPVEVREKLSIPEHQHEAAIAHLQSYSHIEEAAILSTCNRLEIYIVTTESEHGVREVTQFLSEHSKLPVPALRPHLFVLLHQDAVMHLMRVAAGLDSLVLGEGQILAQVKHTHKLGQQYKGVGRILNQLFKQAISAGKRVRTETSIGTGAVSISSAAVELAQIKVPNLAACRVAIIGAGKMARLLVQHLISKGAVQICILNRSLERAEELASQFTEAQLKLCSLSEMSEVLTCSDLVFTSTASTQPILDRAKLENCLEPAQPLMLIDISVPRNVDADVNDLESVQVFNVDDLKAVVAQNQESRRQMAMEAEALLEDELDAFDVWWRSLETVTTISCLREKIETIREQELEKALSRLGSEFAEKHQEIIEALTRGIVNKILHDPMVQLRAQQDIEARRRAMQSLEMLFNLNPEARSGEVM; encoded by the coding sequence ATGAATATTGCCGTTGTGGGCCTCAGCCACAAGACAGCCCCCGTTGAAGTGCGCGAAAAGCTTAGTATTCCAGAACATCAACACGAAGCGGCGATCGCTCATTTGCAGAGCTACAGCCACATTGAGGAAGCTGCCATCCTCAGTACCTGTAACCGCCTAGAAATTTACATTGTCACCACCGAGTCCGAGCACGGGGTGCGGGAAGTGACACAATTTTTATCGGAGCATAGCAAGCTACCTGTTCCGGCGCTGCGACCCCACTTGTTCGTGCTATTACACCAAGACGCAGTGATGCACTTGATGCGCGTGGCGGCGGGGCTAGATAGCTTGGTGTTGGGTGAAGGACAAATTCTGGCTCAGGTGAAGCACACTCACAAACTGGGTCAGCAATACAAAGGCGTGGGCCGCATTCTCAATCAACTGTTTAAGCAAGCGATCTCTGCGGGTAAGCGCGTTCGCACAGAGACTAGCATTGGTACTGGAGCGGTTTCAATTAGTTCGGCTGCGGTGGAGCTAGCTCAAATTAAAGTACCAAATTTAGCCGCTTGTCGAGTTGCCATTATTGGCGCAGGCAAGATGGCGCGACTGCTGGTGCAGCACTTGATTTCCAAAGGGGCGGTGCAAATTTGTATTCTCAACCGTTCTTTGGAGCGGGCGGAGGAACTAGCCAGCCAGTTTACGGAAGCGCAACTCAAGCTTTGCTCGCTGTCTGAGATGTCGGAAGTGCTGACCTGTTCGGATTTGGTGTTTACCAGTACCGCTTCGACGCAGCCAATTTTGGATCGCGCCAAGCTAGAAAACTGTTTGGAACCTGCTCAACCACTGATGCTGATTGACATTTCGGTGCCCCGGAACGTCGATGCCGATGTTAACGACTTGGAATCTGTCCAAGTGTTTAATGTCGATGACCTGAAAGCAGTAGTGGCGCAAAACCAGGAAAGCCGTCGGCAGATGGCAATGGAAGCGGAAGCGTTGCTCGAAGATGAGTTAGATGCGTTTGATGTTTGGTGGCGATCGCTGGAAACTGTCACCACGATTAGCTGCCTACGGGAGAAAATTGAAACCATTCGTGAACAAGAGCTGGAAAAAGCGTTATCTCGTTTAGGCAGCGAGTTTGCGGAGAAGCATCAGGAAATCATTGAGGCGCTGACTAGAGGGATTGTGAATAAGATCCTGCATGACCCGATGGTGCAACTGCGGGCGCAGCAGGATATCGAAGCGCGGCGTCGAGCCATGCAGTCGCTGGAGATGTTGTTTAACCTCAATCCAGAAGCGCGATCGGGTGAAGTGATGTAG
- a CDS encoding UPF0182 family protein, producing MSKRWSQIIFRVVALLIGLWLAFDLLARLGGEILWFQELGYLPTFLLRAFTKGGLWAIACLVTITFWFGNFAIAQRLQHQKPQEQDLSPKDILWGNWAARPRGLGLTRLLPLAVGLNFLVGVMLLYYVQAASRYWHSPSWQDILNFSASSLSPPQQLRLQAVWPLLVQLPSNLSQGVVLLGLVLALTIAPRFWLRAIAVLLTVAFSLTISGHWAEVLQYFQPTPFNSADPLFDRDISFYIFALPVQQLLAFWLTGLTLYALVSVALIYLLSGESLSEGNFSGFSALQVRHLQGLSSALMLAIAFNYWLSRYELLYFERGVVHGASYTDVVVQLPINTGLSVLAVAIAIFFLWRTLSGSKRASQAAPWLYSLGFYIGVAAIAGLVLPAAVQRFGVQPNELARERPYIQRSIALTRQAFDLEAINAETFAPTGELTRADLLANDLTIRNIRLWDTRPLLQTNRQLQQIRLYYRFPDADVDRYTLLSDEGGRRDEGERRREEGATVPAAPATEKQQVLIAARELDYSAVPQQAKTWVNEHLVYTHGYGFTLSPVNRVGPGGLPDYFVKDIGVDPTDNDASSLTTSSAGIRDSIPIGQPRIYYGEIANTYVMTSTKVRELDYPSGNENVYNTYDGRGGVQIGTIWRRWLFAKYLNDWQMVLTRNFTPQTKLLFRRNINQRIRAIAPFLRYDSEPYLVTADVTADVTADVTADVTAATPVSETSNDQNYLYWVVDAYTASDRYPYSDPGDHPFNYIRNSVKVVVDAYNGSVDFYIANPNDPIIKTWAAIFPGLFKPLSAMPTALRSHIRYPVDFFSIQSERLLTYHMTDPQVFYNREDQWQVPTEIYGSEPQLVEPYYLITSLPDNEAEEFILLLPFTPRQRNNLIAWLAARSDGENYGKLLLYEFPKQQLVYGPEQIEARINQDPIISQQISLWNRQGSRVIQGNLLVIPVEQSLLYVEPLYLEAEQNSLPTLVRVIVAYENRIVMAETLDQALQAVFQAEAPAAPVVRPFEDPAAPTEPSLAPTS from the coding sequence ATGAGTAAGCGTTGGTCTCAAATTATTTTTCGGGTTGTGGCCCTCCTGATTGGGTTGTGGTTGGCATTCGATTTGCTGGCTCGTTTGGGAGGAGAAATTCTTTGGTTTCAGGAACTAGGATATTTGCCTACGTTTCTACTGCGAGCTTTTACCAAGGGGGGGCTTTGGGCGATCGCCTGTTTAGTGACGATCACGTTTTGGTTTGGCAATTTTGCGATCGCCCAGCGCTTACAACATCAGAAGCCCCAAGAACAAGATCTCAGTCCTAAGGATATTTTGTGGGGAAATTGGGCCGCTCGTCCACGCGGTTTAGGGTTGACGCGGCTGTTGCCATTGGCAGTGGGGTTAAATTTCCTAGTAGGAGTGATGCTGCTCTATTACGTTCAAGCGGCGTCGCGCTACTGGCACTCTCCGAGTTGGCAAGACATCTTAAACTTTTCGGCATCATCACTGTCACCGCCTCAGCAACTACGGCTGCAAGCAGTCTGGCCCCTGCTAGTCCAGTTGCCGAGCAATCTCTCCCAAGGAGTTGTTCTGCTCGGACTAGTCTTGGCACTGACGATCGCACCTCGGTTCTGGTTGCGGGCGATCGCAGTACTTTTGACCGTGGCTTTTAGCCTCACGATCAGTGGGCATTGGGCAGAAGTGTTGCAATATTTTCAGCCCACTCCGTTTAACAGCGCTGACCCTCTGTTTGACCGAGACATCAGCTTCTATATCTTTGCCCTACCCGTACAACAACTGCTGGCTTTTTGGCTAACAGGCTTGACCCTGTATGCCTTGGTGTCAGTGGCATTGATATATCTACTCTCGGGAGAAAGCTTGAGTGAGGGAAATTTCTCAGGCTTTTCGGCTCTGCAAGTACGGCACCTGCAAGGTCTGAGTAGCGCCTTGATGCTGGCGATCGCGTTTAATTATTGGTTGAGCCGTTACGAACTGCTGTACTTCGAGCGGGGTGTGGTGCATGGCGCTAGCTACACAGATGTCGTGGTGCAATTGCCCATCAACACAGGCTTGAGCGTTTTGGCAGTGGCGATCGCTATTTTTTTTCTATGGCGCACTCTCTCAGGATCGAAACGAGCCAGTCAAGCGGCCCCTTGGCTCTATAGCTTGGGTTTTTACATCGGGGTAGCGGCGATCGCTGGCCTCGTCTTACCTGCCGCAGTGCAACGCTTTGGAGTGCAACCCAACGAGCTAGCACGAGAACGTCCCTATATTCAGCGCAGCATTGCCCTAACCCGCCAAGCCTTTGACCTGGAAGCCATCAATGCAGAAACGTTCGCACCGACGGGCGAGCTAACCCGTGCTGACCTGCTAGCCAACGACCTGACCATTCGTAATATTCGATTGTGGGATACCAGACCCCTACTTCAAACCAATCGGCAGCTCCAACAAATTCGGTTGTATTACAGGTTTCCGGATGCTGATGTCGATCGCTACACGCTTTTGAGCGATGAGGGAGGAAGGAGAGATGAGGGAGAAAGGAGGAGGGAGGAAGGTGCCACGGTTCCTGCTGCCCCCGCTACAGAGAAGCAGCAAGTTCTAATTGCGGCGAGGGAATTGGACTATAGTGCGGTGCCCCAGCAAGCAAAGACTTGGGTCAACGAACATTTGGTTTACACGCATGGTTATGGGTTTACGCTCAGTCCTGTGAACCGAGTAGGCCCAGGAGGACTGCCCGACTATTTTGTCAAAGATATTGGGGTTGATCCTACGGATAATGATGCCAGTTCGCTGACTACCTCTAGTGCTGGAATTCGGGACAGTATCCCCATTGGACAGCCTCGCATCTACTACGGGGAGATTGCCAATACCTATGTCATGACGAGCACGAAGGTCAGAGAGCTAGACTATCCCAGTGGTAATGAGAACGTTTACAACACCTATGATGGGCGCGGCGGCGTCCAGATTGGTACGATTTGGCGGCGGTGGTTGTTTGCCAAATACCTAAACGATTGGCAGATGGTGTTGACCCGCAATTTTACGCCCCAAACCAAGTTGCTATTCCGTCGCAACATCAATCAGCGAATTCGCGCGATCGCTCCGTTTCTGCGCTATGACAGTGAGCCTTATTTAGTCACGGCAGATGTCACGGCAGATGTCACGGCAGATGTCACGGCAGATGTCACGGCAGCCACACCCGTTTCCGAAACCTCTAACGACCAAAATTATTTGTACTGGGTGGTAGATGCCTATACGGCCAGCGATCGCTACCCCTACTCAGATCCTGGCGACCATCCCTTCAATTACATCCGCAACTCGGTCAAGGTGGTGGTTGATGCCTACAATGGCTCTGTAGATTTTTACATTGCCAACCCCAACGATCCCATTATCAAAACTTGGGCCGCTATTTTTCCGGGCCTATTTAAGCCGCTTAGCGCTATGCCAACTGCACTCCGCAGTCATATTCGCTATCCGGTAGACTTTTTTAGCATTCAGTCGGAACGGTTACTTACCTACCACATGACCGATCCGCAGGTGTTTTACAACCGGGAAGACCAATGGCAAGTGCCCACTGAAATTTACGGCAGTGAGCCGCAGTTAGTTGAGCCGTATTATTTGATCACAAGCTTGCCAGATAACGAGGCAGAAGAATTTATTTTATTGCTGCCCTTTACACCTCGACAACGCAATAATTTGATTGCTTGGTTGGCAGCGCGATCAGATGGTGAAAACTACGGCAAGCTGTTGCTCTACGAGTTCCCCAAACAACAATTGGTCTATGGGCCAGAACAAATCGAAGCGCGAATTAACCAAGACCCGATTATTTCTCAGCAAATTTCCTTATGGAATCGGCAAGGTTCGCGGGTGATCCAGGGCAATCTTTTAGTGATTCCAGTCGAGCAATCATTACTGTATGTGGAGCCTCTGTATTTAGAAGCAGAGCAAAATAGTCTCCCTACTTTAGTGCGAGTGATTGTCGCTTACGAAAACCGAATTGTAATGGCAGAAACCCTAGATCAGGCTTTGCAAGCAGTCTTTCAGGCAGAAGCACCCGCTGCCCCGGTCGTGCGTCCGTTTGAAGATCCAGCCGCCCCCACCGAACCTTCCCTTGCCCCAACGTCCTGA
- a CDS encoding tetratricopeptide repeat protein, translating into MATIREALVSAVQHHEAGQLQQAEQLYRLILRQQADYFPALHGLGLIAYQSGHIAESIAHYRQAIALKPNVADIYNNLGLALVANGEYAAAVATYQKAIALRSVYPEAYNNLGHALRHQGKVTEAIAAYDRAIALKPEFVSPHWNRSLALLLGGELGQGFAEYEWRWRREGKQLRPFPQPLWNGSDLAGQRILLYAEQGFGDTIQFIRYATWVAERRGEVVVECQAPLVRLVQTVTGVQAVVAQGAALPAFDVQIPLMSLPHLHGTTLETVPTQVPYLQVPPSPAVITAPPGTKLKVGFVWSGNPENRNNHNRSCTAGDFRFLLDIPGVTLYSLQKAAQPEELAQVGEVGDRLQDLNPQLQDFGDTAAAIAQLDLVITVDTAVAHLAGALGKPVWVLLSFAPDWRWMLEREDTPWYPTMRLFRQSQVGNWAEVFARVGAELRESFNEEKVGKQLNTLHCPLNPPTLGEAKNLVPPSIGGLGGARETDWAALLKTAIQHHQAGRLAEAEALYQQILEEQPDQAEVWQLRGALAASAKRNTDAIAYYQQALALNPNFPEAHSNLGVALSQVGQIEAAIAHYQQAIALNPGAAELHHNLGVALNQQGQVEEAIAHYQQAIALNPHFAMTHNNLGSIWEEQGRYAEALDCYKQALTVNPEHVDAHFSKAITLLRIGDLKRGFEEYEWRWQRSDMKPQAFKPPIWEGSDLQGKTILIHTEQGFGDTIQFIRYVALVAQKGGRIIVACQPELAGLLRPMPQIEQLIVEGQAIPAFQVHAPLLSLPRILGTRLENIPAQVPYLQPPASSLTLVAPPDTQLKVGLVWSGNPSHLHNHLRSCPLQHFLPLLELPGLAFYSLQKGPQIADLTQLPNSTSIQDLSSQLQDFGDTATAIAQLDLVIAIDTSVAHLAGALGKPVWLLLDTNPDWRWLTDREDSLWYPTMRLFRQTTAGNWTEVIERVGQALQKLSASRLPTPLNDLEAAIATAMQRHQSNQLEAATAIYFQVLQQDPNQLDALHLLGVLAHQKRQFDQAIAYYERVLAIAPNFAEAHANFSATLREQGKFTEAIAHCQQALALNPNFSNAHISLGLIYRQQGQVEQAIAAYNRALEVNPDDIETHWNRALAWLLAGDFQQGFAEYEWRWRRPHRQPRPFAQPLWDGSDLQGQTILLHAEQGFGDTIQFIRYAALVAERGGRVILECQAPLVRLLSTVAGIDQLVAQETPLPAFDVHTPLLSLPRLFGTTVDTVPDSVPYLFPPAQSTVKLTAPAGHLKVGLVWSGSRTNQNNHHRSCAPHYFQPLLELPSISFYSLQKDAPAAELAQLSSDGATVEDLSVQFQDFADTAAAIAQLDLVITVDTSVAHLAGAMGKPVWVLLTYAPDWRWMLARSDSPWYPTMRLFRQQQSGDWANVIARVHQTLQTLVDTSSFQFIPSTPDMPPSDSSFMTPSIPAASTSPPVASMNTIKPIGIGWQLSLMTGWGVYGINFTLQLQQHPNFTPMLLTPASVTSELLNPLHQVLLRPAIAQQQNLQNLLANYPDKQVSLDIPIFHALGKDFDSKLLSRVSGQRNFGVVFFEDTALKPAAIAKAKTYDAIVAGSTWNAQVLQSYGLENVYTAPQGIDPTIFHPAPKANLFRDRFVIFSGGKLEYRKGQDIVIAAFRAFRDRHPEALLLTAWHNFWPQFMLGLDQANHVQGLPSIYTDGRLRVVEWLAANGIPADACIDVGPIPNHMVGQIIREAHVAVFPNRAEGGTNLVAMESMACGLPTILSANTGHLDLVGSDRCYALTHQKPAKPIPIFQGVEGWGESDVEEIVEVLEQVYTDYQTAQAKGQAAAHFMQDWTWEKQVQRCLAGLNL; encoded by the coding sequence ATGGCAACTATCCGCGAAGCGCTTGTAAGTGCCGTTCAGCATCATGAAGCTGGACAGTTACAACAAGCCGAGCAGCTTTACCGTTTAATTTTGCGACAGCAGGCTGATTATTTTCCCGCCTTGCATGGTCTGGGGTTAATTGCCTACCAGTCTGGTCACATTGCAGAATCGATCGCCCATTACCGCCAAGCGATCGCCCTCAAGCCTAACGTTGCTGACATCTATAACAATTTAGGACTAGCTCTAGTAGCAAATGGAGAATACGCCGCCGCTGTCGCCACGTACCAAAAAGCGATCGCCCTCAGGTCTGTTTATCCAGAGGCATACAACAACTTAGGCCATGCCCTACGGCACCAAGGCAAAGTGACTGAAGCGATCGCAGCTTATGACCGAGCGATCGCGCTGAAGCCAGAATTTGTCTCGCCGCACTGGAATCGGTCGCTAGCTTTGCTGTTGGGTGGAGAGTTGGGCCAAGGCTTTGCGGAATATGAGTGGCGTTGGCGACGCGAAGGCAAACAATTACGTCCCTTTCCGCAACCCCTCTGGAATGGCTCGGACTTAGCGGGACAGAGGATTCTGCTGTATGCCGAGCAAGGGTTTGGCGACACGATACAGTTCATTCGCTATGCGACCTGGGTGGCAGAGAGAAGGGGCGAAGTTGTGGTGGAGTGTCAAGCGCCTCTGGTTCGCTTAGTTCAAACTGTAACAGGGGTGCAAGCAGTGGTCGCTCAAGGAGCCGCATTGCCTGCATTCGATGTGCAGATACCGCTGATGAGCCTCCCTCACCTCCACGGCACTACTCTAGAAACGGTGCCCACCCAAGTGCCTTACCTCCAGGTACCTCCCTCCCCGGCTGTGATCACAGCTCCTCCAGGGACAAAGTTAAAAGTGGGATTTGTCTGGTCAGGCAATCCAGAAAATCGCAACAACCACAATCGCTCTTGTACCGCAGGTGACTTCCGGTTTTTGCTAGATATTCCCGGCGTGACACTCTACAGCTTGCAAAAAGCCGCCCAACCCGAAGAACTAGCTCAAGTAGGTGAAGTGGGCGATCGCCTTCAGGATTTAAACCCACAGTTACAAGATTTTGGCGATACGGCAGCGGCGATCGCACAACTCGATTTAGTCATCACAGTAGACACGGCAGTTGCCCATCTAGCTGGGGCTTTAGGCAAACCTGTATGGGTGTTGCTTTCATTTGCTCCCGATTGGCGCTGGATGCTAGAGCGAGAAGACACTCCTTGGTACCCCACCATGAGGTTGTTTCGGCAATCTCAGGTTGGCAACTGGGCAGAAGTATTTGCACGAGTAGGGGCAGAACTACGGGAGTCATTTAATGAGGAAAAAGTTGGAAAGCAGCTTAACACCTTGCACTGCCCCCTCAATCCCCCAACACTGGGGGAAGCGAAGAATTTAGTCCCCCCCAGTATTGGGGGGTTAGGGGGGGCAAGGGAGACAGATTGGGCAGCACTCCTAAAAACGGCCATCCAACATCATCAGGCGGGTCGTTTGGCCGAAGCAGAGGCACTGTATCAGCAAATCCTAGAAGAACAACCCGATCAAGCTGAAGTTTGGCAGTTGCGAGGGGCACTCGCTGCCTCGGCAAAACGCAACACTGATGCGATCGCCTACTATCAACAGGCATTGGCGCTCAACCCCAATTTTCCAGAAGCTCATAGCAACTTGGGCGTGGCCCTCAGCCAAGTCGGGCAGATTGAAGCGGCGATCGCCCACTATCAACAAGCGATCGCGCTCAACCCTGGCGCTGCTGAGTTGCACCACAACTTGGGGGTCGCATTGAACCAGCAAGGTCAGGTGGAGGAAGCGATCGCACATTATCAACAGGCGATCGCGCTGAATCCCCATTTCGCCATGACTCACAACAACCTAGGGAGCATTTGGGAAGAACAAGGTCGCTATGCCGAAGCGCTAGATTGCTACAAACAAGCGCTAACCGTTAATCCTGAGCATGTGGATGCCCACTTCAGCAAAGCAATCACCCTGCTACGCATTGGAGATTTGAAGCGAGGCTTTGAGGAATATGAGTGGCGCTGGCAACGGTCAGACATGAAGCCGCAAGCCTTCAAACCCCCGATTTGGGAGGGTTCCGACTTACAGGGAAAAACCATTCTGATTCATACAGAACAGGGTTTTGGGGATACTATTCAGTTCATTCGCTATGTGGCTTTAGTCGCTCAAAAAGGCGGTCGCATCATTGTGGCTTGCCAGCCAGAGTTGGCAGGGTTGCTTCGGCCCATGCCTCAGATTGAGCAGCTAATCGTCGAGGGTCAGGCTATCCCTGCGTTTCAAGTTCATGCGCCGCTGTTAAGCTTGCCAAGAATTTTAGGCACAAGACTAGAAAACATTCCTGCCCAGGTGCCTTACTTACAGCCTCCAGCCTCCAGCCTAACTTTAGTGGCTCCCCCGGACACTCAGTTAAAAGTTGGCCTCGTTTGGTCGGGCAATCCCAGCCATCTCCACAATCACCTACGCTCTTGTCCTCTTCAGCACTTTTTGCCGCTGCTAGAACTGCCCGGATTGGCATTTTACAGTTTGCAAAAAGGCCCGCAAATTGCTGACTTAACCCAACTACCCAACTCAACTTCGATTCAAGATTTGAGTTCGCAGCTACAAGATTTTGGGGATACCGCCACCGCGATCGCCCAACTTGACCTGGTAATTGCGATCGATACTTCTGTCGCCCACTTAGCGGGAGCCTTAGGGAAGCCAGTCTGGTTACTACTCGACACTAACCCCGATTGGCGCTGGCTCACCGATCGCGAAGATAGCCTCTGGTATCCGACAATGCGCTTGTTTCGGCAAACTACCGCAGGAAATTGGACGGAGGTAATCGAGCGGGTCGGGCAAGCACTGCAAAAATTATCAGCCAGTCGCCTACCGACTCCCCTCAACGACCTAGAAGCGGCGATCGCCACCGCCATGCAACGGCACCAGTCTAACCAGTTAGAGGCAGCCACCGCTATTTACTTTCAGGTGTTGCAGCAAGACCCCAACCAACTTGATGCCTTGCATTTACTAGGAGTCCTCGCTCACCAGAAACGCCAATTTGACCAAGCGATCGCCTATTACGAGCGAGTCTTGGCGATCGCACCCAACTTTGCCGAAGCCCATGCCAATTTCAGCGCCACCCTCCGAGAACAAGGTAAGTTCACTGAGGCGATCGCCCACTGTCAACAAGCTTTAGCACTTAACCCCAACTTTAGTAACGCCCATATCAGTTTGGGTTTAATTTACCGTCAGCAAGGTCAGGTAGAGCAGGCGATCGCTGCTTACAACCGCGCCTTAGAAGTCAATCCTGACGATATTGAAACTCACTGGAATCGCGCTTTGGCTTGGCTCCTGGCAGGCGATTTCCAGCAAGGCTTTGCCGAGTACGAATGGCGCTGGCGACGACCCCACCGACAGCCTCGTCCTTTTGCCCAACCGCTGTGGGATGGCTCCGACTTACAAGGGCAAACCATTTTGCTGCACGCCGAACAAGGCTTTGGTGACACAATTCAATTCATCCGGTATGCCGCTTTGGTCGCGGAGCGAGGTGGACGGGTGATTCTAGAATGCCAAGCCCCCCTGGTACGGCTTTTGTCTACGGTAGCTGGCATCGATCAACTGGTGGCGCAAGAAACCCCACTTCCCGCCTTTGATGTGCATACACCTTTGCTGAGCTTGCCCCGCTTGTTCGGCACCACGGTAGACACTGTACCCGATTCAGTCCCCTATCTTTTCCCGCCAGCTCAGTCCACCGTAAAACTCACCGCTCCGGCGGGTCATCTGAAAGTCGGCTTAGTTTGGTCAGGTAGCCGCACCAATCAAAACAACCATCACCGTTCTTGTGCGCCTCACTATTTTCAGCCGTTGCTGGAACTTCCAAGCATCAGCTTCTATAGTTTGCAGAAAGATGCCCCAGCCGCAGAACTCGCCCAGCTCAGCAGTGACGGTGCAACCGTAGAAGATTTGAGTGTGCAGTTTCAGGATTTTGCTGATACGGCAGCGGCGATCGCTCAGCTCGACTTAGTGATTACAGTAGATACTTCGGTTGCTCATTTAGCAGGCGCGATGGGCAAACCTGTGTGGGTGCTGCTCACCTACGCTCCCGATTGGCGCTGGATGCTAGCACGATCAGATAGCCCTTGGTATCCTACGATGCGGCTATTTCGTCAGCAACAATCGGGTGACTGGGCCAACGTGATTGCCCGTGTCCACCAAACCTTACAAACATTAGTAGACACCTCATCATTCCAGTTCATTCCTTCTACTCCTGACATGCCGCCCTCAGATTCATCTTTCATGACTCCATCTATCCCTGCCGCCTCTACCTCTCCGCCAGTTGCAAGTATGAATACGATTAAACCGATTGGGATTGGCTGGCAACTGAGCTTAATGACTGGCTGGGGCGTTTACGGCATCAACTTCACTCTCCAGTTACAGCAGCATCCCAACTTCACACCCATGTTGCTGACTCCCGCCTCCGTCACCTCAGAACTGCTCAATCCACTGCACCAAGTTCTGTTGCGTCCTGCGATCGCCCAACAGCAAAATTTGCAGAATCTACTGGCTAATTACCCAGACAAACAGGTTTCCTTAGATATCCCGATCTTTCACGCCCTAGGGAAAGATTTTGACTCCAAGCTGTTGTCGCGAGTTTCAGGCCAACGCAATTTTGGGGTGGTGTTTTTTGAAGATACAGCCTTAAAACCAGCAGCCATTGCGAAAGCTAAAACCTATGACGCGATCGTGGCAGGCTCAACCTGGAACGCCCAAGTCTTGCAGAGCTACGGCCTGGAGAACGTCTACACCGCCCCTCAAGGCATTGACCCCACGATTTTTCATCCCGCGCCCAAAGCCAACTTGTTTCGCGATCGCTTTGTAATTTTTTCCGGCGGCAAACTAGAGTACCGCAAAGGTCAAGATATTGTAATTGCAGCTTTTAGGGCGTTTCGCGATCGCCACCCAGAGGCGTTGCTACTTACCGCTTGGCACAACTTTTGGCCTCAGTTCATGCTGGGTCTGGATCAAGCAAACCATGTGCAGGGCTTGCCCTCCATTTATACAGATGGCCGCTTGCGAGTGGTGGAATGGCTAGCTGCAAACGGTATCCCTGCTGATGCCTGTATTGATGTTGGCCCAATTCCTAATCATATGGTCGGGCAAATTATCCGAGAAGCTCATGTCGCCGTATTTCCCAACCGAGCGGAAGGCGGCACCAACTTAGTAGCAATGGAAAGTATGGCTTGCGGACTCCCTACGATTCTTTCCGCCAACACAGGCCACTTAGACTTAGTCGGGAGCGATCGCTGTTACGCCCTCACCCACCAGAAACCCGCCAAACCCATTCCCATCTTCCAAGGCGTAGAAGGCTGGGGTGAATCAGACGTAGAAGAAATAGTGGAAGTTTTAGAACAGGTCTACACCGACTACCAAACCGCCCAAGCCAAAGGGCAAGCTGCCGCCCACTTCATGCAAGATTGGACCTGGGAAAAACAAGTGCAACGCTGTCTCGCAGGTTTAAATTTGTAA
- a CDS encoding HNH endonuclease — protein sequence MEKKLNSSCDEPFNELFDEYWKWLLDRFKSLKEGGQICYGPINGNTRYVKSINREVIELLEKKAKRGRSDSHRSPVDRNKLRDDFYKLCHDPEVTIRDPQNRIKEIRRISKRHDIENFAEFKREMFEEFEKFARENHFNLLSYRKSELIHIELENLSDDEIDKAIKSNRLLFDFVVTDDRLALQRQRRGQERLRELTLENYDFQCAICDITDPDLLIASHIVRWADSRLLRGKLSNVICLCRLHDALFEQRYWSLRDDFSILIKASLNSNIIELVLNSSMQFRKPKKYLPEIYFLQKHRSRCQLN from the coding sequence ATGGAAAAAAAGCTGAATTCATCCTGTGATGAACCGTTTAATGAGCTATTCGATGAATATTGGAAATGGCTCCTTGATAGATTTAAATCTTTGAAAGAAGGAGGACAGATTTGCTATGGCCCAATAAATGGTAATACTCGTTATGTCAAAAGCATAAATCGAGAAGTAATAGAGTTATTAGAGAAAAAGGCAAAACGAGGGCGCTCAGATTCCCATCGGAGCCCAGTCGATAGGAATAAACTGCGAGATGACTTTTACAAGCTATGCCATGACCCTGAAGTCACTATTAGAGATCCTCAAAATAGGATTAAAGAGATACGGAGAATTTCTAAAAGGCATGATATAGAAAATTTTGCGGAATTTAAACGTGAGATGTTTGAAGAGTTTGAGAAGTTTGCAAGAGAAAATCACTTTAATTTGTTGTCTTATCGTAAATCAGAACTGATTCATATTGAATTAGAAAATTTAAGTGATGATGAGATTGATAAGGCCATAAAATCAAACAGGCTTCTATTTGATTTCGTTGTGACGGATGATAGATTGGCTCTTCAACGTCAACGTCGAGGTCAAGAGCGTCTACGTGAATTAACTCTTGAAAACTATGATTTTCAATGTGCTATTTGCGATATAACTGATCCAGACTTGCTCATTGCAAGCCACATTGTTAGATGGGCTGACTCCCGTTTGCTACGAGGAAAGCTGTCTAATGTTATATGCTTGTGTAGATTGCATGATGCTCTATTTGAGCAACGGTATTGGTCTCTCAGAGATGACTTTTCTATCTTGATCAAGGCTAGCCTGAACAGCAATATAATTGAGTTGGTTTTAAACAGCTCAATGCAGTTTAGAAAACCCAAGAAATATCTCCCAGAAATTTATTTTTTACAGAAACATCGATCACGATGTCAGTTGAATTAG
- a CDS encoding DUF2281 domain-containing protein, whose protein sequence is MTIAEQIYELVKSLPQDQASKILTFAEFVQAKYLKASQTATAVDSASWSELVSSLAGTWQEDFPTLEDIRAEAGQDVPRESF, encoded by the coding sequence ATGACGATCGCTGAACAGATTTATGAGCTTGTTAAATCTCTCCCTCAAGACCAAGCTAGCAAGATCCTCACTTTTGCTGAATTTGTTCAGGCCAAGTATCTAAAAGCTAGTCAGACTGCTACTGCCGTTGATTCAGCTTCTTGGTCAGAACTTGTTAGCTCTCTCGCTGGCACATGGCAAGAAGACTTTCCTACCCTAGAAGATATTCGAGCTGAAGCAGGACAAGATGTCCCACGGGAGAGCTTCTAG